Genomic window (Zingiber officinale cultivar Zhangliang chromosome 2B, Zo_v1.1, whole genome shotgun sequence):
TGATAATGTTGTTATTTGCGTCAGAGTTAGTAGAAGTGTGGCAAATGATTTTTCTATAAATGTAGTTTTAGATCAAGAGTAAGCTCTAAGCCCCTAACGTTTTATGTTGAGTTAATACATTGAAGAACaatctttaatatatatatttttttatcaaatgtaGCACAATATTTTGTTTTATGTAATCTAGCATAATGCTTAAGTTTTGTGTTAAAACCTaatattcatttttattttgttcCATCTCCGTTAAAACACTTGTTGTGCATGTGGCTACTTGCCATGTAGCATAGCTCAAGTGTTGGGTGCCTAAGTGGATACATCTTTGACCTAATAGAGCAATTTTGCTCAATTCTATTGATTAttctatttttcaaatgattttgaccATTGGCattaaaatatcatcaaattaAACTTGATAATCAagatttaataaattcttagcaTGGTGCttgaaaatttgatttgaatttgattaacaAATGCTAATAGCAATGCAACTCGTTTCTAAGGTTTTGAGTAATTGTTGTGCCCCCTTAGGTTAAAAGAGAAGTGATATGTAATTGTTCTACGAGACCATACTTAAAACCCTAATACTTTATGGATCAAAGTGATTGTCTTTAGAAAATAGCACACGAAAGAGATTTAATATAGCATATATGAGAATATTAAGATGGATATGTGATGATATTAGAAAGTGTAAAATAAAAATTGCTAATCTTCAGGAGCTATATAACTCTAAATGATGATCGAATGAGAGAACACATTAAGATGATATGGACATATTCAAAGACGACTGATAAATCACATTATGAGGGTTAAATGTATTCGGGTGAATGTTATAAAGAGTGGAGAGAGCATTTAGAAAATATTAATCAATGTAATAACAAATTAAGTGCTAAATTGCATTAAAAAAAAAgggcagtccggtgcacgaagctctcgcCATGCGGGGTACcgggaaaggatccattgtacgcagtcttaccttactttttgcaagaggttgttttcaggattcgaacccgtgaccttttggtcacaaaataACAACTTTATTgttgtgccaaggctccccttctaaaAGGCAGTCCGGTGCAagaagctcccgctatgcaggCTCCCAGGGAAGGATCCAGTATACGCAGCCTTACTCTACTTTTTGCAAGATGTTGTTTCGATTCGAAcctgtgaccttttggtcacaaagtaacaactttatcgttgcgcTAAGACTCCCCTTCAAGTGCTAAATTGCATTATAAGAGTTAAATGTATTCAAATGAAAGTTTATAAAGTGGAgagacaaaacaaaaaaaaaaaagtggaggGAGCATCAAGAAAATATTAATCAATGTAATAATGAATTAGTTAATTTGAGTATTACTAATGATATTGCTTTGCATAGAGTTTAATGGAGGAATAAGGTTCATGTAGATCCTATATAGTTGAAACAAATATTGCTTGATGAGTGATGACAATGAGTTAGATATCGTGATTTAATATCGCATGAATATCTATCTTCTCTTAACTTCTCGTCTAGTGACTTGCAccttaatgtttttttttattttatcttttctaaTAATTATGTAgatctaagtattttttttttatctttttacattagttgTTATACATATCTCCTAACTATGCATCACATTGATAACGTGACTTATCTTAATGTTATATGATGATTATATAAGACTCTAGAAGCTTCTTTACAAGTTGAACTTGAACtttagaagttttaaattttaaaatgggGAATAATATTATAATTAGGCGTTTGATAAAAGTTGAACATGTTATATTTACCACTTTTCTATTGAAGTTGCACTAGTCACTGGAGACTTAAATTCACTTTTCCGTACAAGTTTATTTCTGAATTCTTAATTGATAACATATTTATGTGGAGTTCATTATtatgtttctattttttaaatatatttttgttcTCTTTAATTGAACTTTTCTGtaattagttaaaattatttttatttaaatttttctagaaaacatttttttatttaaattgttCCCTTGTTATTTTTGTATGTTACTTCTCTTACAACTTTGGTAGATGACATCATAAGTTAATTGAAAAAGATCGTGAGGCAGAGAATGTAGTGTACATATTCATTAACTGTGCAATAAGAAAATTCACCAAATAAGAGAATTGCTATTGTATtaagattattttattaaatactacTAAAGAATTTACCATCCGTAAGCATGAACCACAAAATCATTGTCTGATTGCACATTGAATGCTGAGTTAGCTTCATTTATGCGTCGATACTTTCATCCTCTGTATGACACTAGTTTGTTTTTCTCAAATTTTCCACTTAATTTACTTGAGTTTTTTTATCTTTTCCATATGGTCTCAATTGACaaatgcagattttttttaacatgagtTTCCATGCACGGCTAGTGATCATTTTATTACTACATGATTGTGACCCGTGTTGTAAATGGTCGTAGGCAGTGACGGGATGGTCATTGACCGCCTATTGCCTAGGTGGTAGTGGTACCTAGACAGTGCCTAAGTGGTTAAAATtttgtaattattttttatacataatactataaataattattattctttatcatattacttttaataaaatatattatttaaaaatttaaatttaaatatttaaaaataaaaaataaatttttaaaaaaatagacatatattaaattaatcggataattttattagactttaattaagtctatttaaattatcctAATCATATGTTGGAGTTGaataaaattattaacttaaagttatttaattaaactCTAACTTACCCCGGTTGTGTACCTATTTCGGTCGGGTGACGAGTCCAATGCGTTGTCGGGACCACGTGATGAGTTCGGATGCGTCATTGGGAACACGCGAAGTGTCCATACACGTTGCTGTGCTCGGGCAACGCGTTTGGGCACGTCACCTGGCTCGGACGACATGTGCGAGCTCGTGCAATGTGTCCGGGCCCGTCGCAGAGCTCAAGCAACGTGTCCGGGCTCATAGCCAGGCTCGGGCGAAGCGTCTAGATTGGTCATTGGCCCATGCAACGCGTCATGGTGGCAAAATGGCGATAGCAACGGCGGTTCTAGGCGTGGCAGTTACGAAAGGAGGTGAGTTACCACTTAAAGCACTGCCTCAGCAAAGGTGGTGCAGTTGATGCCCGCCTAGGCATCGGTGATGCTTAGGCGGCCGTCTCAGCTGCCATTTAGAACACTGATTCTGACTAGATAACTAAAACATTACCGGGAAGATAAAAAGGATGTTTGAGAAACATGATAGTTGAAAGTGCTATGATTTTTTTGGCATTAATTTTTCATAAGCCTTTaggtgataaaaaaaaaatattatgactGAGTTGATTTTTCCCTTCTCCTTTATGGTTCACTTTACACTTATTGCATGTGGGGTGTTTATTACAGGAATGAGATTGGGCTTTGTATGTGttctatatttgtttgtgtcaaatcaagagaaataaattTGTGACTATATTTGAGAATAAGATATGGTCCCTAAAATAATTAGGATTGAATTAATGATAATACTCCAGATGTCTTGTATATGACGACCTATCATTAAACAAAGAAATTACTTAATTAAGAAAATCATAGGTCATGCCATCATAACAATATCAATGCCTCGGTTTATTAAGGTATCTTTCTTCCGTATTTTGCATCAAATAGAGTGATTATTTATCCATGCCTATTTAACATGTGTCAGAAAATAATCGATTGTGTTATACATCTAGTTGACATGCATGTTTTCTCTCTTTTGTTATTCAATAAACACTAtgataattgtattttttttttttcatattcagAATGGGCAATCGAATCAAAGAGATGAAGGAATTAGATCCCTTCTTTGTAATAGATGTTTTATTAAACCCTAAAATTAACTTACTGTTACATCTCTTTGCACAGGTTGGAAGAGTTTTGCTGGGTTTATTTCTCCAGTGTCTAGTTGTAGTGGCGATGTCAAAGGTAGATGTGGAGGAGATGGAAAGGTCATATGCCCTTTAGGCTTACAAAAGAAATGAGCTAGGATATTGAAGCTCTTGTGATTATCTGAGAATGATTATGTAACTCAGCTTCATTGCATTGACAAGTGAGTGTCTCTTTGTTTTGATACATATCATTGAGTCTTTTGGACATGAATAACATAAGCAAtgtgataaattttttttaatttttatgtgtaCACTCTTTTACATATATACAACTGATCTATATGCAATATTTTGATTTGGAAAGATATAGCTGATTACTATGCGAGATCATAATTTAGTCATCTATTGGAAGCATCTTTGTGGTAAGAAATTTCATTTTGAAAGTTGAATGAACTGAATAGTAAAAATTCAATTTGTGTAGATTTTTATACTCGTAAGCTATGAATTACATGATATGTGAGATTAATCGTGATATATCCAaatgtttttatcaaaatatacaTGCTTGCTTAGTAATTAGTATTGTCTGTTTTAGGCATCATGTTGCAAATATATCATCATTTCTTCTATTCTAAACGTTATGctgtaaatatttaatattatttatcacTTTTAAATGTCTTATGATATCGTTTTATGGGCAAAGAAGCAGGTATAgctattaggtgaaatatataagTTTTTGATGAAATGATACTAATTTAGTGAAACATTTAAGTGATCCCACAACGTTTAATTTACATTTCACTAAACAGGTGGTATTATTCCATCATAAACTTGTATGTTTAACCTAGTAGTCCTACCCGCTTCTTTTCCcataaatcaaatatatttttaaaagtgaGAAATGATGTAAAATAGAAGTAATGATGTATATATTTGTAGCATGATATCTAGAACCGTTCAGAATTATTTATCAAGCAAACACATTTGAGCATTCCATGATTAACCTCATAGATCATGTAATCCATAATTTATAAGCATTAAAATTACACATTAAATTTTTACAGTTTGTTCttttaactttcaaaataaaatttcttaccTGCAATAGATGATTAATTTATGAGATCTTATGGAGTAATTTGTTTCATCTTTCCAGCACAGAATATTGCATGTGTATCAACACAAAAATAGGAATGAATTTATCGCATTGCTTATGTTATTCATGTTCCAAATACCCATAAAGTTGTATTCAAACAAAGACATTCACTTACTAATGCCATGCAATTGGGTTACATAAACTCAATCGTATCTCAGATACTTACAAAAGAATCTCTTCAGCCTGGCTCGTTTCTTTTGTAATCCTAGAAGACATGtacttttatttgaaatattaatGGGATCAAGCTCTAGTAGAATTTCCATCCTTTCTGCAATCTTCTCTCTGGATCTGCATCAATTGATGGATACACATCAGCAATACTCGATTGTACAACATCCATCCATGACCCTAGTATTTGGGGTTGACTAATTCTAGATAGCAACCCAAATCTACTTCAAAAATGGGTTAACATCCATGTAGTTTAAATCAAATGGTTAGCACTAAGGCAATTTTTTGTTGTTATTGTTGCATCTAAAAACAAATGAAATTAACTATCCTAAACATGCCATATAGTAGTTTTAATTATTGTGGAAACTTTAATTTATGAGTTAAATGAACCAGTAATAATTGCTGGAATAGCATGAGATTGCCAACTGTTTATCTGGCTAGGAGTGTGTCCTTCAGATGGCAGTGTCGGCTAAATGTTGAAATACAGTACAAAAATCAGCCGATAAGAACAAGAGCTATTAAATACGCCAATGAAAGAAAGTAGCCGAGCAAAAAACTGCAGCGTGCTAGATATTCGTGCTTTCTTTTTAATGCCATCGTGCATGGCTCGGTACGAAAAGAAGAATTCAATCCATTTTGCTCAGGCGCTTCTACAGTAGCTTAGTCTGGAATGGTAAACACATGCAGTAGATGGGAAATCTCAAAGTTCACAGCACCTTTGTGACTGAAAATCACGGCAACCAAATTTACCAGTTGCCCAACTGAGAAAAAGAGATCATGAAGGTCATTTCGATCCTGGAAAATATTTTGTTCACTTGTTAATTGCGTAATGCTACTTCAACATATAAGTAAATTAGAAATTTACTGCAAACTTTAACTGGCTGGGATGCATCAGGCAATCTGCCAAgaaaagaactattattgaagcTCATTTAGATCTCATATCAACTGTTAGAATAATATTCACGTCGAATAAAAAAATgtattaataaaatcaataaatatttagaaaaaaaacttaTTCTGCACACACACCGAGGAGGCAGCATGGCCATGCCAGGCAGCCCCGCGAGGTGGTCACACGCACAGCCAAGGCGGCGGTCGTGAAACAGTAAGGATCTTTTCATGATCTTTAATTTGAATATATTTCATTTTTAAATAGATAGGATCCatctaaattaaaaatctaatcaTCTTTTAATCTGTTATTTACGTATTAGAAAATCCATCCTCGTGCAAGTTTGATGCGCACGCAGCCAAAGCTGCGGTTCACATCGATGATTGTTCATGATAAGCAGCACCAACTTCACGTTGGATTACAAATCCAAGTGATGTGACGCTTTGGATTAGCGAGTCACTTTTTGCGATAAATCCATGTATGTGATCTGACAATCAAGGCCCAGTAGCAATCTTGAAGGTCCATAAACCTAGCACTTGCTAGTTAGCCCATCATCGCCCAAAAAAGGTGAAGCTCCACTGCCCCAACACCTAGCTAGCAGTAGCTAGCGTTCCTTCTCCGTCGCTCCTCTGATTTGACGAACGTACAACGCACCCTTATTGTCATTCACCAATCACCACTCCCCATCACCGGACATCAGCGATGTGGCCAATCAGAGGTGCTCCTGTCATCACTGACGTGTGCATCCGCCAGCAACAAGATTAGCAGCAACTCAAGGGAATTCACTTCTCGAATCCGATGTCAAACCAGAGCTTACCGTCGATCCGATGTCAAACTAGAGGCCACAGTCATAACCACTCTTTCGGTTCCTCTGCTGTAAACGAAGGATTCCGACTAGGCCTCTATTTGGAACACAGATTAAACACGTGGTAAAAAGGtgaaatcgctcgcccccagtACCCCCACCGCATCcgacccaaggtcatcacgaggaagataaatcatagcatcatgaGCGAACACAGACCAAACACGCTGAGTTACAAGGTGGCCACATCCACACCTCGAAAGGCAACCCATCAATAGCCATCGTCCCCAGCAGCCACTGTCCATGTTGTTCTCCAAGACTATGTCGCCACAGCTCCTGCAGCACAATAGCACTGTCAAAGGCCCTGTCTCTTCCATGAGCTCAGCCGGCTTCCCCACCGGAGAGGCTACATCCACCTCTCACCGCATCCAGCTGCATCAATGTTGAGAAATGTTAACTTGTTTGTATAGATTGGCCTCTTCGTACCCCACTACTTGGCTGCTCATCTAGCTCCATCTCCTCCTTGTTCAGAAATGCTATGTGATTCTTGCAGAttctttcataattttttttaaaaaaaatattaaaaataaaaataaactttctaaggtGGCACCTTTGCGACCAAGGCAACAAGGGGTGCCTATCTGGAATTTCTATCCGCCATGGAACAAGATCCATTCCAGAAGAGCAAGACATGCCCTGGGTTCCAACCATCAGCTTCTCCAAGACTCCAACAAGCCTCATCAACTGAGGCGAGAGGCAGCTCATGCGCATCATATTCCTCACAGCCTCCTCGTCTAGCACACTGCCATTATCAAGCTCTGTTCACTGCTACTTTGAATATCCAGCCTCATTCTCCTCACAACATCCATCATTGAACATCCAACTCACTAGGTTGATATTCTTTTAATTGCCGATTAGTTATTACTCAATGAACAAATATATCATGGTTTCCGTGAGAATTAAACTTCATTGTAACTTTACATTCTCACATTGCTATATTCATAAGCAACACTATAAAATTCAGAAAAAACACGGCATAAATGTTTTGAGTTGAGCTTTTACCAGCATTAAAATAAGTTGGATGGCGTATCAAAAAGCCAATTATATTGTTTTGACATGGTCCACCGTAATCTACGAGTCTGTCAAACAAAGTATCACAAACAGAAGACTCAGTGTGAGAACTAGAATTGTCAAAATAAACGAGTTATATGAACAAAAGATATGGAGAAAGCTTACAGCACAAACTCCACGATTATGAGGATTACAGAATCATAATGAGCAATCAACATAAACATCTTGCCTTGAAAGCACACGATTTTGTTGCGATTGCAACACAGTTAAGAGCCCAAAAAAGAGCATTCTTTTCCTACATTAACTGGCAAAAGATGGAACATGTGCAAAACACAATTAGGGCATCAAAACTGGTTCGCTCTCCCTCGGCCGCCCATCCTGCCTCGTCCACCACCCATCATCCTTCCTCGAACATTACCATAACCCCTCCCCCCTCCTGCCCTTCCACCGGGCATTCGGTCTCCGCCATATGCTCCACCTGTCATTCGGTCTCCTCCGCCATATGCTCCGCCTGTCATTCGGTCTCCACCATATGCTCCGCCTGACATTCGGTCTCCTCCGCCATATGCTCCACCTGTCATTCGATCTCCACCGCCATATGCTCCGCCTGTCATTCGGTCTCCACCACCATATGCTCCGCCTGTCATTTTTCATCATTTATTTTCATGCAAAGCATATTTTCAATCAACAAAATAGAAAAATCACATCAAATGTTTCTCTTAAAATGATCCTAAACTACAATTTTTTAGTTGCAAGAAAATTTTCTACACCGTAATATTTTGCTAAGTAGCAGAGCATGAAAAATCCACAACTATCAGGTTGGCAAGAAATAACTAAAACTAGACTATAGGTATCTCTGGTTAGAGCATGGAGATGGATTCAACATTTTAGCTGCATAAACCCGTCTTTCAAATGCACTGTTAACATATTAACAAAAAGGGTTAATTCAGTAAGAAAAATAACCTATTAGGCAAACTGGTAGTTTATTGAGGTTACATCAAATAGATTAATGATAATAAAGCTTGCATATCAAGTTTTGTGTACAAACAGAGAACCAAACACGGAAAATCTGCTACATAAGCAAGATGGAAATTAGAAGGCACACTTACCACGATAACTCCAATTGCTTCTACCACGTCCACCACCTCGACCCCAATTAGAGTTCCATCCACCATTTTCTATCCCACATAATGTTTGTGAGTAAAGAAAAACCACTATTATTATTACAAACTCATTTAACAGTAAAACTACCTTGGTATCCACCATATCCACCTTGGTTGTATCCATAACCACCATAGCCAACTTGATTGTTTCCTCCATAACCAGCATACCGACCTTGACTGTTGTCATATCCACCATAGCCACCACCATATCCTCTTCCCCACCCTCTTCCTCTACCTCTACCCCTTCCTCTTCCACGTTGGGCATAAGAATCTTCATCAAGCA
Coding sequences:
- the LOC122046929 gene encoding TATA-binding protein-associated factor 2N-like, translated to MDRYQKVEKPRPESAINENEIRITGQGVIRNYVSYATSLLQEKHIREIVLKAMGQAISKAVAIAEIIKKRMPGLYQETQISSVSITDVWEPIEEGLVPLEMVRHVSMISISLSTRELNKNSPGYQAPSHLEQPRYQQRYQQRQQSQPQQQFQSNQAQGQLNEDSYAQRGRGRGRGRGRGWGRGYGGGYGGYDNSQGRYAGYGGNNQVGYGGYGYNQGGYGGYQENGGWNSNWGRGGGRGRSNWSYRGGAYGGGDRMTGGAYGGGDRMTGGAYGGGDRMSGGAYGGDRMTGGAYGGGDRMTGGAYGGDRMPGGRAGGGRGYGNVRGRMMGGGRGRMGGRGRANQF